One stretch of Plutella xylostella chromosome 15, ilPluXylo3.1, whole genome shotgun sequence DNA includes these proteins:
- the LOC125489621 gene encoding uncharacterized protein LOC125489621: protein MERDNFDTELLIEEVEKRIAIWDMESADYANRLIKRRNWEEIVEIFCEAGDSDEKKKTLGMLLQKKWKGLRDGFVREMKRIKTTPSGSKASKNKYIYFERLMFLERSTRNKTTDSNIVSSPAAPEEQDISGDGEDVMRPPVSQPKKKKKMNAADEEFLAIISKNLAPRNQPQTSESDDDKLFCLSLHKELIKVPEEMRLQAKIDLMNVLQKAQRAPCHSPSHYIPSPAPSPQYNHQAGMTHRGQRGFFNDTGYNETDPSASSFSRYCTGQRNSQSNPSPASNYNNPSPASNYNNPSPASTQDSQESELMELYRDC, encoded by the exons ATGGAGCGCGATAACTTCGACACCGAACTTTTAATTGAAGAAGTTGAAAAGAGAATAGCCATATGGGATATGGAATCTGCTGATTACGCAAATAGACTCATTAAACGTAGGAATTGGGAAGAAATAGTCGAAATTTTTTGCGAAGCTGGTGATTCCgacgaaaagaaaaaaacgtTGG gaATGTTATTGCAAAAGAAGTGGAAAGGATTGCGTGATGGCTTTGTCAGAGAAATGAAAAGGATAAAAACCACACCGTCTGGATCAAAAGCcagcaaaaataaatatatatattttgaacGTTTGATGTTCCTCGAACGATCGACACGCAATAAAACTACTGATAGCAACATCGTTTCCTCGCCTGCTGCACCTGAAGAACAAGACATTTCTGGCGACGGGGAAGATGTTATGAGACCTCCAGTTAGCCAgccgaaaaagaaaaaaaaaatgaacgCAGCCGATGAGGAATTTCTTGCCATTATAAGCAAAAATTTAGCACCTAGAAATCAGCCACAAACATCGGagtctgatgatgataaactATTTTGTTTGTCACTGCATAAGGAGCTTATTAAAGTACCTGAAGAAATGAGGCTTCAAGCTAAAATTGATTTAATGAATGTGCTCCAAAAAGCTCAACGAGCCCCATGTCATTCACCTTCACATTATATTCCTTCACCTGCACCTTCACCACAATATAATCACCAAGCAGGAATGACACACCGCGGACAAAGAGGATTTTTTAACGATACAGGATATAACGAAACAGACCCTTCAGCATCTTCGTTTTCACGTTATTGCACTGGACAACGCAATTCCCAATCTAACCCATCACCGGCGTCTAACTACAATAACCCATCACCGGCGTCTAACTACAATAACCCATCACCGGCGTCTACTCAAGATTCCCAAGAGAGTGAATTGATGGAGCTATACCGAGATTGTTAA
- the LOC119692319 gene encoding protein ALP1-like yields the protein MEPLTAVVLWLAYRRWKRRKRRESRRFNVHPILRDRMTQSMFITLYPKLREHNEKFFNYFRMSVTSFDDLLKLIQDDLTPNRIYVLKDTVSAEEKLVITLRYLATGCYFADLHYAYRLGKSTIIEIVQKTCYVIWLKLQNIVMREPTKAEWEEISKQFQKYTHFPNCIGAVDGKHFRIIKPDHSGSLFYNYKNYFSTVLLAVCDANYCFISVDIGAYGKSSDSTIFKDSVLYKKLVDKTLDIPDPKPISQTDTTPLPHVIVGDEAFGLSENVMRPYCGKSLTTKKRIFNYRLSRARRYIECSFGILVNKWRIFHRPLNVDIEFAENIIKACCVLHNYVRLRDGYRYDDTLYETSLNSLNCEAVRPNARSKNIRDRFADYFVNEGKIPWQDKMV from the exons ATGGAGCCTCTCACAGCGGTTGTGTTGTGGCTTGCGTACCGTCGATGGAAACGTCGTAAACGTAGAGAAAGTCGAAGATTTAACGTGCATCCAATTCTACGAGACAGAATGACGCAAAGTATGTTTATAACATTATACCCAAAGCTGAGAGAACACAACGAAAAGTTTTTCAATTACTTCCGGATGTCAGTAACATCGTTCGATGATTTGCTAAAACTTATACAAGATGATTTGACACCCAACAGAATCTATGTGCTAAAGGATACTGTTTCTGCCGAAGAAAAACTCGTGATTACTTTgag atattTGGCTACAGGATGTTATTTTGCGGACTTGCATTATGCCTACAGATTGGGAAAGTCGACAATTATCGAAATAGTACAGAAAACTTGTTACGTCATATGGCTAAAACTGCAAAATATAGTGATGAGAGAACCTACGAAAGCAGAATGGGAAGAGATTTCAAAACAATTCCAAAAGTATACACATTTTCCAAATTGTATCGGCGCCGTAGATGGCAAGCATTTCCGTATCATAAAGCCTGACCATTCTGGGTctcttttctataactataagaattatttttcaaCTGTTTTATTGGCTGTATGCGAtgcaaattattgttttatttctgtaGATATCGGCGCATATGGCAAAAGTAGTGACTCCACAATTTTCAAAGACTCcgttttgtataaaaaacttGTCGACAAAACTTTAGATATTCCAGACCCAAAGCCAATATCGCAAACAGATACAACTCCCTTGCCACACGTGATTGTAGGTGATGAGGCGTTTGGTCTATCTGAAAACGTAATGCGCCCTTATTGCGGTAAATCTCTAACAaccaaaaaaagaattttcaactATCGCCTATCCAGAGCCCGGCGTTACATTGAATGTTCCTTTGGTATTTTGGTAAATAAATGGAGAATATTTCATAGACCATTAAATGTTGACATTGAGTTTGCAGAAAACATCATTAAAGCTTGTTGTGTCCTTCATAATTACGTAAGGTTAAGAGATGGTTATAGATATGATGACACTCTGTACGAAACTTCCCTAAATAGTTTGAACTGTGAGGCAGTGAGGCCTAATGCGAGATCTAAGAATATAAGAGACAGATTCGctgattattttgtaaatgaaGGGAAAATCCCTTGGCAAGACAAGATGGTATAG